DNA from Limnohabitans sp.:
ATACCCTCTACTGCCGCTTCTGCGCCTGCGATGGTTGTGAAGGTCGTGACACGGTTGAGCAAGGCCGAGGTGCGAATGTTGCGCGAATCAGCGATCGCATTGCGGCGCTCTTCCACGGTGTTGATGACCAGCACCACTTCGTTGTTCTTGATCATGTCCACAATGTGGGGGCGACCTTCGGTCACTTTGTTCACCGTGGCGCAGGACACGCCAGCGGCCTGAATGGAGGCAGCCGTGCCCTTGGTGGCCACCAGCTCAAAGCCCTGGGCCACCAACTGACGCGCCACTTCGATGGCACGCGACTTGTCATTGTTTTTAACCGAAATAAAGACTTTTCCCGATGGCGTGCCATCAGCTTTCGTGGGACGCGGCAGCTTGGTGCCCGCACCCAACTGGCTCTTCACAAAAGCTTCACCAAAGGTCTTGCCTACGCCCATCACTTCACCTGTGGACTTCATTTCGGGGCCAAGAATCGTGTCCACGCCAGGAAACTTCACAAACGGGAACACCGCTTCTTTCACGCTGAAATACGGTGGCGTGACTTCTTTGGTGATGCCTTGCGAGGCGAGTGTTTGACCCACCATGCAACGCGCAGCCACCTTGGCCAGCTGAATGCCCGTGGCTTTGGAGACATAAGGCACGGTGCGCGAAGCACGGGGGTTGACTTCCAGCACGTAGATCACGTCTTGGCCGTCCACATGCTGGATGGCGAACTGCACGTTCATCAAGCCGACCACATTCAAAGCAGCCGCCATCGCAGCCGATTGGCGCTTGAGCTCGTCCACCGTGGCAGGCGACAGCGAATAAGGCGGCAAGGAGCAAGCCGAGTCACCGCTGTGCACGCCCGCTTGTTCGATGTGCTCCATCACGCCACCGATGAAGGTCTTGCCCTCGGGGTCGCGCAGGCAATCCACATCGCATTCGATCGCATCATTCAAGAAGCGGTCCAGCAGCACGGGCGAATCGTGCGACACCTTGACCGCTTCACGCATGTAGCGCTCGAGGTCACGCTGCTCGTGCACGATTTCCATGGCGCGGCCACCCAACACATAGCTGGGGCGCACCACCAAGGGGTAACCCAAGGCTGCGGCTTTTTCCAGCGCTTCAGGCTCGGTGCGCGCTGTGGCGTTAGGGGGCTGGCGCAGACCGAGTTCTTGCAGCAATTTTTGAAAACGCTCACGGTCTTCGGCCGCGTCGATCATGTCGGGGCTGGTGCCGATGATGGGCACGCCGGCGGCTTCCAAATCAAGTGCCAGCTTCAAAGGCGTTTGACCGCCATATTGCACGATCACGCCAGTGGGCTTTTCTTTGTCGACGATTTCGAGAACGTCTTCCAAAGTGACGGGTTCGAAGTACAAGCGGTCCGAGGTGTCGTAATCGGTCGACACGGTCTCTGGGTTGCAGTTGACCATGATGGTTTCGTAACCGTCTTCGCGCATGGCGAGTGCAGCATGCACGCAGCAGTAGTCAAACTCAATGCCCTGGCCAATGCGGTTGGGGCCGCCACCCAGCACCATGATCTTCTTGTTGGTCGTGGGTTCGGCTTCGCACTCGCCATCTCCATTGCCTTCGTAGCAAGAGTACATGTAGGCGGTGTCGGTGGAGAACTCTGCAGCGCAGGTGTCCACGCGTTTGTAAACGGGACGAATGTTCAAGGCATGGCGACGCTCGCGCACCACATGCTCTGTGGTCTTGAGCAACTTGGCCAAGCGGCGGTCGGAGAAGCCCTTT
Protein-coding regions in this window:
- the carB gene encoding carbamoyl-phosphate synthase large subunit; this encodes MPKRTDLKSILIIGAGPIIIGQACEFDYSGVQACKALREEGYKVILINSNPATIMTDPATADVTYIEPITWQTVEKIIAKERPDAILPTMGGQTALNCALDLWHNGVLEKYKVELIGATPEAIDKAEDRLKFKDAMTKIGLGSARSGIAHSMEEAWDVQKTLGFPTVIRPSFTLGGTGGGIAYNPEEFETICKRGLEASPTTELLIEESLLGWKEYEMEVVRDKADNCIIVCSIENLDPMGVHTGDSITVAPAQTLTDKEYQILRNASLAVLREIGVDTGGSNVQFSINPQDGRMVVIEMNPRVSRSSALASKATGFPIAKVAAKLAVGYTLDELRNDITGGATPASFEPSIDYVVTKIPRFAFEKFPTADSRLTTQMKSVGEVMAMGRTFQESFQKALRGLEVGVDGMNEKTQDREVLEKELGEPGPERIWYVGDAFAMGLSVDQVFALTKIDPWFLVQIEEIVKIELELETTTLEAITADELRALKKKGFSDRRLAKLLKTTEHVVRERRHALNIRPVYKRVDTCAAEFSTDTAYMYSCYEGNGDGECEAEPTTNKKIMVLGGGPNRIGQGIEFDYCCVHAALAMREDGYETIMVNCNPETVSTDYDTSDRLYFEPVTLEDVLEIVDKEKPTGVIVQYGGQTPLKLALDLEAAGVPIIGTSPDMIDAAEDRERFQKLLQELGLRQPPNATARTEPEALEKAAALGYPLVVRPSYVLGGRAMEIVHEQRDLERYMREAVKVSHDSPVLLDRFLNDAIECDVDCLRDPEGKTFIGGVMEHIEQAGVHSGDSACSLPPYSLSPATVDELKRQSAAMAAALNVVGLMNVQFAIQHVDGQDVIYVLEVNPRASRTVPYVSKATGIQLAKVAARCMVGQTLASQGITKEVTPPYFSVKEAVFPFVKFPGVDTILGPEMKSTGEVMGVGKTFGEAFVKSQLGAGTKLPRPTKADGTPSGKVFISVKNNDKSRAIEVARQLVAQGFELVATKGTAASIQAAGVSCATVNKVTEGRPHIVDMIKNNEVVLVINTVEERRNAIADSRNIRTSALLNRVTTFTTIAGAEAAVEGMKYLDQLEVISIQKMLAQLSA